Proteins encoded by one window of Bubalus kerabau isolate K-KA32 ecotype Philippines breed swamp buffalo chromosome 22, PCC_UOA_SB_1v2, whole genome shotgun sequence:
- the LOC129636607 gene encoding glutathione S-transferase omega-1-like isoform X6, with protein sequence MAGSAPPGPVPEGLIRVYSMRFCPYAKRTLLVLRAKGIRHEVININLKNKPEWFFKKNPLGLVPVLETSLGQLIYESAITCEYLDEAYPGKKLLPGDPYEKACQKMVFESFSKVPSLMVSFLRKQNKEDCSGLEEELHKEFSKLEEVLTNKKTTFFGGNSLSMIDYLIWPWFEWLEALELNEYVEHTPNLKLWMASMKNDPIVSSLPTDVKTLQGFFNLYLQNSPEACDYGL encoded by the exons ATGGCAG GAAGCGCGCCCCCGGGGCCCGTCCCCGAGGGCCTGATCCGTGTCTACAGCATGAGGTTCTGTCCTTACGCCAAGAGGACGCTCCTGGTCCTGAGGGCCAAGGGAATCCG GCATGAAGTCATCAACATCAACCTGAAAAATAAGCCTGAGTGGTTTTTCAAGAAGAATCCCTTAGGCCTAGTGCCGGTTCTGGAAACCAGTCTGGGTCAGTTGATCTATGAATCTGCCATCACTTGTGAGTACCTGGATGAAGCATATCCAGGGAAGAAGCTGTTGCCAGGTGACCCCTATGAGAAAGCTTGCCAAAAGATGGTCTTTGAGTCCTTTTCTAAG GTACCATCTTTGATGGTAAGCTTTCTTAGAAAGCAAAATAAGGAAGATTGCTCTGGCCTAGAAGAAGAACTGCATAAAGAATTCAGCAAGCTGGAGGAG GTGCTGACTAATAAGAAGACAACCTTCTTTGGTGGCAATTCTCTTTCTATGATTGATTACCTCATCTGGCCCTGGTTTGAATGGCTAGAAGCCTTGGAGTTAAATGA GTATGTAGAGCACACTCCAAATCTAAAGCTCTGGATGGCATCCATGAAGAATGATCCCATAGTATCATCCCTCCCCACCGATGTGAAGACCCTTCAAGGTTTCTTCAACCTCTACTTGCAGAACAGCCCCGAGGCCTGTGACTATGGTCTCTGA
- the LOC129636607 gene encoding uncharacterized protein LOC129636607 isoform X3: MYCKGACSGNIGCDLPPGAQAAVVGSPFLERVGNPPARWVGSPKGFCAQVSFQRPGSAGPCAHSPGRADGCPTLAFLRKIGEGRPTSWLNFELHWELGLCCAAMSGGTVRSLGKGSAPPGPVPEGLIRVYSMRFCPYAKRTLLVLRAKGIRHEVININLKNKPEWFFKKNPLGLVPVLETSLGQLIYESAITCEYLDEAYPGKKLLPGDPYEKACQKMVFESFSKKEKALTAGDAHRFFPAHTQRRGGLKYHMTPSP; encoded by the exons ATGTACTGCAAAGGCGCCTGCAGTGGGAATATTGGCTGTGATCTCCCTCCAGGCGCCCAGGCTGCGGTAGTTGGGTCTCCCTTCTTGGAGAGGGTGGGGAATCCGCCTGCGCGCTGGGTCGGGTCGCCCAAGGGCTTCTGCGCTCAGGTTTCCTTTCAGCGCCCGGGCAGCGCGGGTCCCTGTGCACACAGCCCAGGGCGGGCTGACGGCTGCCCCACCCTGGCATTTCTGAGAAAAATAGGGGAGGGGCGACCGACTTCCTGGTTGAACTTTGAACTCCATTGGGAGCTCGGCCTGTGCTGCGCTGCAATGTCCGGCGGAACGGTCAGAAGCCTGGGGAAGG GAAGCGCGCCCCCGGGGCCCGTCCCCGAGGGCCTGATCCGTGTCTACAGCATGAGGTTCTGTCCTTACGCCAAGAGGACGCTCCTGGTCCTGAGGGCCAAGGGAATCCG GCATGAAGTCATCAACATCAACCTGAAAAATAAGCCTGAGTGGTTTTTCAAGAAGAATCCCTTAGGCCTAGTGCCGGTTCTGGAAACCAGTCTGGGTCAGTTGATCTATGAATCTGCCATCACTTGTGAGTACCTGGATGAAGCATATCCAGGGAAGAAGCTGTTGCCAGGTGACCCCTATGAGAAAGCTTGCCAAAAGATGGTCTTTGAGTCCTTTTCTAAG AAAGAAAAGGCGCTAACAGCTGGAGACGCCCACCGTTTCTTCCCTGCTCACACCCAGAGAAGAGGTGGGCTTAAGTACCACATGACCCCATCCCCCTGA
- the LOC129636607 gene encoding uncharacterized protein LOC129636607 isoform X9 codes for MYCKGACSGNIGCDLPPGAQAAVVGSPFLERVGNPPARWVGSPKGFCAQVSFQRPGSAGPCAHSPGRADGCPTLAFLRKIGEGRPTSWLNFELHWELGLCCAAMSGGTVRSLGKGSAPPGPVPEGLIRVYSMRFCPYAKRTLLVLRAKGIRHEVININLKNKPEWFFKKNPLGLVPVLETSLERKGANSWRRPPFLPCSHPEKRWA; via the exons ATGTACTGCAAAGGCGCCTGCAGTGGGAATATTGGCTGTGATCTCCCTCCAGGCGCCCAGGCTGCGGTAGTTGGGTCTCCCTTCTTGGAGAGGGTGGGGAATCCGCCTGCGCGCTGGGTCGGGTCGCCCAAGGGCTTCTGCGCTCAGGTTTCCTTTCAGCGCCCGGGCAGCGCGGGTCCCTGTGCACACAGCCCAGGGCGGGCTGACGGCTGCCCCACCCTGGCATTTCTGAGAAAAATAGGGGAGGGGCGACCGACTTCCTGGTTGAACTTTGAACTCCATTGGGAGCTCGGCCTGTGCTGCGCTGCAATGTCCGGCGGAACGGTCAGAAGCCTGGGGAAGG GAAGCGCGCCCCCGGGGCCCGTCCCCGAGGGCCTGATCCGTGTCTACAGCATGAGGTTCTGTCCTTACGCCAAGAGGACGCTCCTGGTCCTGAGGGCCAAGGGAATCCG GCATGAAGTCATCAACATCAACCTGAAAAATAAGCCTGAGTGGTTTTTCAAGAAGAATCCCTTAGGCCTAGTGCCGGTTCTGGAAACCAGTCTGG AAAGAAAAGGCGCTAACAGCTGGAGACGCCCACCGTTTCTTCCCTGCTCACACCCAGAGAAGAGGTGGGCTTAA
- the LOC129636607 gene encoding glutathione S-transferase omega-1-like isoform X1 translates to MYCKGACSGNIGCDLPPGAQAAVVGSPFLERVGNPPARWVGSPKGFCAQVSFQRPGSAGPCAHSPGRADGCPTLAFLRKIGEGRPTSWLNFELHWELGLCCAAMSGGTVRSLGKGSAPPGPVPEGLIRVYSMRFCPYAKRTLLVLRAKGIRHEVININLKNKPEWFFKKNPLGLVPVLETSLGQLIYESAITCEYLDEAYPGKKLLPGDPYEKACQKMVFESFSKVPSLMVSFLRKQNKEDCSGLEEELHKEFSKLEEVLTNKKTTFFGGNSLSMIDYLIWPWFEWLEALELNEYVEHTPNLKLWMASMKNDPIVSSLPTDVKTLQGFFNLYLQNSPEACDYGL, encoded by the exons ATGTACTGCAAAGGCGCCTGCAGTGGGAATATTGGCTGTGATCTCCCTCCAGGCGCCCAGGCTGCGGTAGTTGGGTCTCCCTTCTTGGAGAGGGTGGGGAATCCGCCTGCGCGCTGGGTCGGGTCGCCCAAGGGCTTCTGCGCTCAGGTTTCCTTTCAGCGCCCGGGCAGCGCGGGTCCCTGTGCACACAGCCCAGGGCGGGCTGACGGCTGCCCCACCCTGGCATTTCTGAGAAAAATAGGGGAGGGGCGACCGACTTCCTGGTTGAACTTTGAACTCCATTGGGAGCTCGGCCTGTGCTGCGCTGCAATGTCCGGCGGAACGGTCAGAAGCCTGGGGAAGG GAAGCGCGCCCCCGGGGCCCGTCCCCGAGGGCCTGATCCGTGTCTACAGCATGAGGTTCTGTCCTTACGCCAAGAGGACGCTCCTGGTCCTGAGGGCCAAGGGAATCCG GCATGAAGTCATCAACATCAACCTGAAAAATAAGCCTGAGTGGTTTTTCAAGAAGAATCCCTTAGGCCTAGTGCCGGTTCTGGAAACCAGTCTGGGTCAGTTGATCTATGAATCTGCCATCACTTGTGAGTACCTGGATGAAGCATATCCAGGGAAGAAGCTGTTGCCAGGTGACCCCTATGAGAAAGCTTGCCAAAAGATGGTCTTTGAGTCCTTTTCTAAG GTACCATCTTTGATGGTAAGCTTTCTTAGAAAGCAAAATAAGGAAGATTGCTCTGGCCTAGAAGAAGAACTGCATAAAGAATTCAGCAAGCTGGAGGAG GTGCTGACTAATAAGAAGACAACCTTCTTTGGTGGCAATTCTCTTTCTATGATTGATTACCTCATCTGGCCCTGGTTTGAATGGCTAGAAGCCTTGGAGTTAAATGA GTATGTAGAGCACACTCCAAATCTAAAGCTCTGGATGGCATCCATGAAGAATGATCCCATAGTATCATCCCTCCCCACCGATGTGAAGACCCTTCAAGGTTTCTTCAACCTCTACTTGCAGAACAGCCCCGAGGCCTGTGACTATGGTCTCTGA
- the LOC129636607 gene encoding glutathione S-transferase omega-1-like isoform X4 translates to MDLEGQLRKMGSAPPGPVPEGLIRVYSMRFCPYAKRTLLVLRAKGIRHEVININLKNKPEWFFKKNPLGLVPVLETSLGQLIYESAITCEYLDEAYPGKKLLPGDPYEKACQKMVFESFSKVPSLMVSFLRKQNKEDCSGLEEELHKEFSKLEEVLTNKKTTFFGGNSLSMIDYLIWPWFEWLEALELNEYVEHTPNLKLWMASMKNDPIVSSLPTDVKTLQGFFNLYLQNSPEACDYGL, encoded by the exons ATGGACTTGGAGGGACAATTGAGGAAAATGG GAAGCGCGCCCCCGGGGCCCGTCCCCGAGGGCCTGATCCGTGTCTACAGCATGAGGTTCTGTCCTTACGCCAAGAGGACGCTCCTGGTCCTGAGGGCCAAGGGAATCCG GCATGAAGTCATCAACATCAACCTGAAAAATAAGCCTGAGTGGTTTTTCAAGAAGAATCCCTTAGGCCTAGTGCCGGTTCTGGAAACCAGTCTGGGTCAGTTGATCTATGAATCTGCCATCACTTGTGAGTACCTGGATGAAGCATATCCAGGGAAGAAGCTGTTGCCAGGTGACCCCTATGAGAAAGCTTGCCAAAAGATGGTCTTTGAGTCCTTTTCTAAG GTACCATCTTTGATGGTAAGCTTTCTTAGAAAGCAAAATAAGGAAGATTGCTCTGGCCTAGAAGAAGAACTGCATAAAGAATTCAGCAAGCTGGAGGAG GTGCTGACTAATAAGAAGACAACCTTCTTTGGTGGCAATTCTCTTTCTATGATTGATTACCTCATCTGGCCCTGGTTTGAATGGCTAGAAGCCTTGGAGTTAAATGA GTATGTAGAGCACACTCCAAATCTAAAGCTCTGGATGGCATCCATGAAGAATGATCCCATAGTATCATCCCTCCCCACCGATGTGAAGACCCTTCAAGGTTTCTTCAACCTCTACTTGCAGAACAGCCCCGAGGCCTGTGACTATGGTCTCTGA
- the LOC129636607 gene encoding glutathione S-transferase omega-1-like isoform X2: protein MYCKGACSGNIGCDLPPGAQAAVVGSPFLERVGNPPARWVGSPKGFCAQVSFQRPGSAGPCAHSPGRADGCPTLAFLRKIGEGRPTSWLNFELHWELGLCCAAMSGGTVRSLGKGSAPPGPVPEGLIRVYSMRFCPYAKRTLLVLRAKGIRHEVININLKNKPEWFFKKNPLGLVPVLETSLGQLIYESAITCEYLDEAYPGKKLLPGDPYEKACQKMVFESFSKVPSLMVSFLRKQNKEDCSGLEEELHKEFSKLEEVCRAHSKSKALDGIHEE, encoded by the exons ATGTACTGCAAAGGCGCCTGCAGTGGGAATATTGGCTGTGATCTCCCTCCAGGCGCCCAGGCTGCGGTAGTTGGGTCTCCCTTCTTGGAGAGGGTGGGGAATCCGCCTGCGCGCTGGGTCGGGTCGCCCAAGGGCTTCTGCGCTCAGGTTTCCTTTCAGCGCCCGGGCAGCGCGGGTCCCTGTGCACACAGCCCAGGGCGGGCTGACGGCTGCCCCACCCTGGCATTTCTGAGAAAAATAGGGGAGGGGCGACCGACTTCCTGGTTGAACTTTGAACTCCATTGGGAGCTCGGCCTGTGCTGCGCTGCAATGTCCGGCGGAACGGTCAGAAGCCTGGGGAAGG GAAGCGCGCCCCCGGGGCCCGTCCCCGAGGGCCTGATCCGTGTCTACAGCATGAGGTTCTGTCCTTACGCCAAGAGGACGCTCCTGGTCCTGAGGGCCAAGGGAATCCG GCATGAAGTCATCAACATCAACCTGAAAAATAAGCCTGAGTGGTTTTTCAAGAAGAATCCCTTAGGCCTAGTGCCGGTTCTGGAAACCAGTCTGGGTCAGTTGATCTATGAATCTGCCATCACTTGTGAGTACCTGGATGAAGCATATCCAGGGAAGAAGCTGTTGCCAGGTGACCCCTATGAGAAAGCTTGCCAAAAGATGGTCTTTGAGTCCTTTTCTAAG GTACCATCTTTGATGGTAAGCTTTCTTAGAAAGCAAAATAAGGAAGATTGCTCTGGCCTAGAAGAAGAACTGCATAAAGAATTCAGCAAGCTGGAGGAG GTATGTAGAGCACACTCCAAATCTAAAGCTCTGGATGGCATCCATGAAGAATGA
- the LOC129636607 gene encoding glutathione S-transferase omega-1-like isoform X10, whose amino-acid sequence MAGGDAVTATPCRSQEEECSFFLSLEGERQTIPENGLGGTIEENGKRAPGARPRGPDPCLQHEVLSLRQEDAPGPEGQGNPVPSLMVSFLRKQNKEDCSGLEEELHKEFSKLEEVLTNKKTTFFGGNSLSMIDYLIWPWFEWLEALELNEYVEHTPNLKLWMASMKNDPIVSSLPTDVKTLQGFFNLYLQNSPEACDYGL is encoded by the exons ATGGCAG GTGGAGATGCCGTGACCGCTACACCGTGCAGATCACAGGAAGAGGAGTGCTCTTTCTTTCTTAGTCTGGAAGGTGAAAGACAGACTATCCCAGAAAATGGACTTGGAGGGACAATTGAGGAAAATGG GAAGCGCGCCCCCGGGGCCCGTCCCCGAGGGCCTGATCCGTGTCTACAGCATGAGGTTCTGTCCTTACGCCAAGAGGACGCTCCTGGTCCTGAGGGCCAAGGGAATCCG GTACCATCTTTGATGGTAAGCTTTCTTAGAAAGCAAAATAAGGAAGATTGCTCTGGCCTAGAAGAAGAACTGCATAAAGAATTCAGCAAGCTGGAGGAG GTGCTGACTAATAAGAAGACAACCTTCTTTGGTGGCAATTCTCTTTCTATGATTGATTACCTCATCTGGCCCTGGTTTGAATGGCTAGAAGCCTTGGAGTTAAATGA GTATGTAGAGCACACTCCAAATCTAAAGCTCTGGATGGCATCCATGAAGAATGATCCCATAGTATCATCCCTCCCCACCGATGTGAAGACCCTTCAAGGTTTCTTCAACCTCTACTTGCAGAACAGCCCCGAGGCCTGTGACTATGGTCTCTGA
- the LOC129636607 gene encoding glutathione S-transferase omega-1-like isoform X5, giving the protein MAGGDAVTATPCRSQEEECSFFLSLEGERQTIPENGLGGTIEENGHEVININLKNKPEWFFKKNPLGLVPVLETSLGQLIYESAITCEYLDEAYPGKKLLPGDPYEKACQKMVFESFSKVPSLMVSFLRKQNKEDCSGLEEELHKEFSKLEEVLTNKKTTFFGGNSLSMIDYLIWPWFEWLEALELNEYVEHTPNLKLWMASMKNDPIVSSLPTDVKTLQGFFNLYLQNSPEACDYGL; this is encoded by the exons ATGGCAG GTGGAGATGCCGTGACCGCTACACCGTGCAGATCACAGGAAGAGGAGTGCTCTTTCTTTCTTAGTCTGGAAGGTGAAAGACAGACTATCCCAGAAAATGGACTTGGAGGGACAATTGAGGAAAATGG GCATGAAGTCATCAACATCAACCTGAAAAATAAGCCTGAGTGGTTTTTCAAGAAGAATCCCTTAGGCCTAGTGCCGGTTCTGGAAACCAGTCTGGGTCAGTTGATCTATGAATCTGCCATCACTTGTGAGTACCTGGATGAAGCATATCCAGGGAAGAAGCTGTTGCCAGGTGACCCCTATGAGAAAGCTTGCCAAAAGATGGTCTTTGAGTCCTTTTCTAAG GTACCATCTTTGATGGTAAGCTTTCTTAGAAAGCAAAATAAGGAAGATTGCTCTGGCCTAGAAGAAGAACTGCATAAAGAATTCAGCAAGCTGGAGGAG GTGCTGACTAATAAGAAGACAACCTTCTTTGGTGGCAATTCTCTTTCTATGATTGATTACCTCATCTGGCCCTGGTTTGAATGGCTAGAAGCCTTGGAGTTAAATGA GTATGTAGAGCACACTCCAAATCTAAAGCTCTGGATGGCATCCATGAAGAATGATCCCATAGTATCATCCCTCCCCACCGATGTGAAGACCCTTCAAGGTTTCTTCAACCTCTACTTGCAGAACAGCCCCGAGGCCTGTGACTATGGTCTCTGA
- the LOC129636607 gene encoding glutathione S-transferase omega-1-like isoform X8: MRFCPYAKRTLLVLRAKGIRHEVININLKNKPEWFFKKNPLGLVPVLETSLGQLIYESAITCEYLDEAYPGKKLLPGDPYEKACQKMVFESFSKVPSLMVSFLRKQNKEDCSGLEEELHKEFSKLEEVLTNKKTTFFGGNSLSMIDYLIWPWFEWLEALELNEYVEHTPNLKLWMASMKNDPIVSSLPTDVKTLQGFFNLYLQNSPEACDYGL, translated from the exons ATGAGGTTCTGTCCTTACGCCAAGAGGACGCTCCTGGTCCTGAGGGCCAAGGGAATCCG GCATGAAGTCATCAACATCAACCTGAAAAATAAGCCTGAGTGGTTTTTCAAGAAGAATCCCTTAGGCCTAGTGCCGGTTCTGGAAACCAGTCTGGGTCAGTTGATCTATGAATCTGCCATCACTTGTGAGTACCTGGATGAAGCATATCCAGGGAAGAAGCTGTTGCCAGGTGACCCCTATGAGAAAGCTTGCCAAAAGATGGTCTTTGAGTCCTTTTCTAAG GTACCATCTTTGATGGTAAGCTTTCTTAGAAAGCAAAATAAGGAAGATTGCTCTGGCCTAGAAGAAGAACTGCATAAAGAATTCAGCAAGCTGGAGGAG GTGCTGACTAATAAGAAGACAACCTTCTTTGGTGGCAATTCTCTTTCTATGATTGATTACCTCATCTGGCCCTGGTTTGAATGGCTAGAAGCCTTGGAGTTAAATGA GTATGTAGAGCACACTCCAAATCTAAAGCTCTGGATGGCATCCATGAAGAATGATCCCATAGTATCATCCCTCCCCACCGATGTGAAGACCCTTCAAGGTTTCTTCAACCTCTACTTGCAGAACAGCCCCGAGGCCTGTGACTATGGTCTCTGA